From Verrucomicrobiales bacterium, one genomic window encodes:
- a CDS encoding helix-turn-helix domain-containing protein yields the protein MNANETLVETLTKSPLYREFEQAYSEITGLPMTLRPVETWQLPLHGKRKENPFCALMAEKSRSCAACLQMQERLCKSAVDEPRSLTCNYGLCEMAVPVRLGTDTIGFLQTGQVMKTPPTEAQFEKVAKEFADHGHDVNPEKLHDLYFATPVVSAKKLDGAMQMLTIFSEHLAIKSNQITVQNNNMEPPVITRAKKYIEEHQDEELSLGKVAKAVNTSTFYFCKLFKRATGLHFTEFVSRSRIEKAKNLLLNPNLRISEIAYAVGFQSLTHFNRVFKKVMGESPTEYRNRLP from the coding sequence ATGAATGCGAATGAAACTTTGGTTGAGACCCTGACTAAATCTCCCCTCTATCGGGAATTTGAGCAAGCTTACAGCGAAATTACCGGCCTCCCTATGACCTTGCGTCCGGTGGAAACCTGGCAGCTTCCGCTCCATGGTAAACGCAAGGAGAACCCCTTTTGTGCGCTCATGGCAGAGAAAAGCCGAAGCTGCGCCGCCTGCCTCCAAATGCAGGAACGTCTCTGCAAGAGCGCCGTCGACGAACCACGCTCGCTCACCTGCAACTATGGCCTTTGTGAGATGGCGGTGCCGGTCCGACTGGGAACGGACACCATCGGCTTCCTGCAAACCGGCCAGGTCATGAAGACCCCCCCCACCGAAGCCCAGTTTGAGAAGGTGGCCAAGGAGTTTGCCGACCATGGACATGATGTGAACCCCGAGAAACTCCATGATCTCTACTTCGCTACCCCCGTGGTCTCCGCGAAGAAGCTCGATGGAGCCATGCAGATGCTGACCATCTTCTCCGAACACCTCGCCATCAAGAGCAACCAGATCACCGTCCAGAACAACAACATGGAACCTCCCGTCATCACCCGGGCCAAGAAGTACATCGAGGAGCACCAGGACGAAGAACTCAGCCTCGGCAAGGTCGCCAAGGCGGTCAACACGAGCACTTTCTATTTTTGCAAGCTGTTCAAGCGAGCGACGGGACTCCACTTCACGGAGTTCGTGTCGCGGTCGCGCATCGAGAAGGCCAAGAACCTCCTCCTGAATCCCAACCTGCGCATTAGCGAAATTGCCTACGCGGTCGGGTTCCAGTCCCTAACGCACTTTAACCGGGTCTTTAAGAAGGTCATGGGCGAGTCCCCGACCGAATACCGAAATCGGCTGCCCTGA
- a CDS encoding PAS domain S-box protein, with amino-acid sequence MPGQPTQRTPTQQESIRVANHLIRNSPDLICIQREGKIVFLNRAGTRMLGLSHLSEANGRSLMEFLEAPEKSSSRHSSRRLLQFAQRKVAFEARLKPNGNAPAGIDVEVRVIPLGSSPQSEIQVIMRDISDRKLGEREMLRTLKELRDVKAALDEHSIVAVTDAAGRITYANQKFCQISQYTHRELIGKNHRLINSGHHPRSFFMELWSNISEGRVWRGEIQNRAKDGSLYWVDTTIFPFLNSEGKPVQYVAIRTDITNRKQLEQELLALSEKEQRRIGRDLHDGLGQQLTALELLSHALVGKLKTSAPALVDFARDITRQIRQTVHSTRLLSHGLSPVPLGSEGLMIALGELVAGTQTLPGVTCELVCDEKVLLHNEGHATHLYRIAQEALNNALKHSRASRIILSLHEDQDRWILSISDNGRGLPSRRKKEPGLGLRLMKYRAQVIGATLEVASEPRKGLRVTCTLWKKP; translated from the coding sequence GTGCCGGGTCAACCAACACAGCGCACCCCAACTCAGCAGGAAAGCATTAGGGTCGCGAACCATCTCATTCGCAACTCGCCGGATCTGATTTGCATCCAGCGGGAGGGGAAGATCGTGTTCCTGAACCGGGCGGGCACTCGCATGCTCGGGTTGAGCCATCTCTCGGAGGCTAACGGCCGCAGCCTGATGGAATTTCTAGAGGCCCCGGAGAAGAGTTCCTCCCGCCATTCCAGCCGTCGCCTCTTACAGTTCGCTCAGCGAAAGGTCGCCTTTGAAGCGCGCCTTAAACCAAACGGTAACGCGCCGGCCGGCATTGATGTCGAAGTCAGAGTAATCCCCTTGGGAAGCTCTCCTCAGTCCGAGATTCAGGTGATCATGCGGGACATCTCGGATCGCAAGCTGGGCGAGCGGGAAATGCTCCGAACGCTCAAGGAACTGAGAGACGTCAAGGCAGCCCTGGACGAGCATTCCATCGTGGCAGTGACGGACGCCGCCGGCCGCATCACCTACGCGAATCAGAAATTCTGCCAGATTTCTCAATACACGCATCGCGAGCTGATCGGCAAGAACCATCGCCTCATCAACTCCGGCCATCATCCCCGAAGCTTTTTCATGGAGCTTTGGTCCAACATCTCCGAGGGCCGCGTCTGGCGTGGAGAGATCCAGAATCGAGCCAAGGACGGATCGCTCTACTGGGTGGACACCACCATCTTTCCCTTTCTCAACTCCGAAGGGAAGCCGGTGCAGTACGTCGCCATCCGGACTGATATTACGAATCGGAAGCAACTGGAGCAAGAACTGCTCGCCCTCAGCGAAAAGGAGCAACGTCGGATCGGCAGGGATCTTCACGATGGCTTGGGACAGCAGCTCACGGCGCTGGAACTGCTCAGCCACGCGCTGGTGGGAAAACTCAAGACCTCCGCTCCCGCGCTGGTCGACTTCGCTCGAGACATCACCCGCCAGATTCGTCAAACGGTTCACAGCACACGGCTGCTTTCGCACGGACTCTCGCCGGTACCACTGGGGTCCGAGGGATTGATGATCGCGCTGGGGGAGTTGGTCGCCGGGACCCAAACACTGCCCGGGGTGACTTGTGAACTGGTCTGCGATGAGAAGGTCCTCCTCCACAACGAGGGCCACGCCACCCACCTTTACCGAATCGCGCAAGAGGCCCTCAACAATGCGCTCAAGCACAGCCGGGCTTCCCGAATCATCCTGTCGCTGCACGAGGATCAGGACCGTTGGATCTTGAGCATTTCCGACAATGGGCGAGGCCTTCCCTCGCGCCG